In Pleurodeles waltl isolate 20211129_DDA chromosome 5, aPleWal1.hap1.20221129, whole genome shotgun sequence, one genomic interval encodes:
- the LOC138297323 gene encoding protein unc-93 homolog A-like, translating into MGLGHLKNILILSCGMLFLYIAYVGLQILQSSLNHEENMGVVSLSVIYGAFCCSCLFLGPVAMRKLGCKWTIVISMCCYITYTLANFYPKWYTLIISSVLLGLGGGVLWAAKSTYIAVSGSKYAVLAQRAAEDVINEYFGIFFLILQTCRIWGNLISSLILDFSKGQRINFLNSSYCGANDCPGLEVIKSPRPSPTVIYTLLGSYTGCGVLGVTLIILFLDRVDNKEGQELEENAQSFFSTFLSTFKQLGDKRQWLLIPLTMFSGLEQGFLASDYTKSYVTCVLGVKFVGYVIICFGASNAICCLLVGKISRYTGRILLFVLGAAVQISCIITLLLWKTNEHQFAVFFVISGLWGVADAIWLARTSALYGVLFEKNKAAAFSNCCLWESVGFVAAFGYGSYLCVRVKLYILLCVLVLAMLLYGVVEFLELKKPPISSAAENSENNVTTVESPRT; encoded by the exons ATGGGACTTGGACACCTCAAGAACATCTTGATCCTTTCCTGTGGAATGTTATTTCTCTATATTGCCTATGTAGGACTTCAGATTTTGCAG AGCAGTCTGAACCACGAAGAGAACATGGGAGTTGTCTCTTTGAGTGTGATATATGGAGCCTTCTGTTGCTCATGTCTGTTTCTGGGTCCTGTTGCTATGAGGAAACTTGGGTGCAAGTGGACCATTGTCATCTCTATGTGTTGCTACATCACTTACACCCTGGCCAACTTCTACCCAAAATG gtacACTCTGATCATCTCCTCTGTGCTTCTGGGCTTAGGGGGaggagtcctctgggcagccaaaAGTACTTACATAGCAGTGAGTGGAAGCAAGTACGCAGTGTTGGCACAAAGAGCAGCAGAAGATGTTATCAACGAATACTTTGGAATATTCTTCCTTATTCTACAGACATGCCGCATTTGGGGAAACCTTATTTCTTCCTTGATTCTGGACTTTTCCAAAG GGCAAAGAATTAACTTTTTGAATAGCAGCTACTGTGGCGCAAATGACTGTCCAGGCTTGGAAGTTATAAAATCACCTCGTCCATCTCCCACTGTCATCTACACTCTGTTGGGCTCATACACGG GCTGCGGAGTTCTGGGTGTCACACTCATTATCCTCTTTTTGGATCGAGTCGATAACAAAGAAGGGCAGGAACTGGAAGAGAACGCACAGTCCTTCTTCTCAACCTTCTTATCTACCTTCAAACAGCTTGGTGATAAACGCCAGTGGCTTCTCATCCCGCTTACAATGTTTAGTGGGCTTGAGCAGGGATTCCTCGCCAGTGACTACACAAAG TCGTATGTAACCTGTGTCCTGGGAGTGAAGTTTGTGGGATATGTGATTATCTGCTTTGGAGCATCCAACGCAATCTGCTGTCTGCTGGTTGGGAAGATATCCCGGTATACAGGCAGGATACTTCTCTTTGTGTTGG GCGCAGCTGTACAAATAAGCTGCATTATTACACTGCTGCTTTGGAAAACCAACGAGCACCAGTTTGCAGTATTCTTCGTGATTTCCGGCCTTTGGGGAGTTGCTGATGCTATCTGGCTGGCGCGGACAAGTG CTCTCTATGGTGTCTTATTTGAAAAGAACAAGGCAGCCGCTTTCTCAAACTGTTGCCTTTGGGAGTCAGTAGGTTTCGTTGCTGCCTTTGGATATGGTTCCTACTTGTGTGTCCGTGTGAAGCTCTACATACTCCTGTGTGTACTGGTGCTTGCAATGCTGCTCTATGGAGTCGTTgaattcctggaactgaagaaacCACCAATCAGTTCTGCTGCCGAAAACAGCGAAAacaatgttaccacagttgagagcCCTCGTACGTGA
- the LOC138296079 gene encoding calmodulin-1-like, translating into MSSLRQNPTEAELQDMINEVDADGNGTIDFPEFLTMMARKMKDTDSEDKIREAFRVFDKDGNGYISSAELCYVMTNLGEKLTDEEVDEMIREADIDEDGQVNYEEFEQMMTAK; encoded by the coding sequence ATGAGTTCCCTGAGACAGAATCCCACGGAGGCGGAGCTGCAAGACATGATCAATGAGGTGGATGCCGATGGTAATGGCACtattgatttcccagagttcctgACTATGATGGCAAGGAAAATGAAGGATACAGACAGCGAGGACAAGATTCGAGAAGCTTTTAGAGTGTTCGATAAGGATGGCAATGGGTATATTAGCTCTGCTGAGCTCTGCTATGTAATGACCAATCTTGGGGAGAAGCTAACAGACGAGGAGGTGGATGAGATGATACGAGAAGCTGATATTGATGAAGATGGACAGGTCAACTATGAAGAGTTTGAGCAGATGATGACTGCGAAGTAA